The following are encoded in a window of Ricinus communis isolate WT05 ecotype wild-type chromosome 4, ASM1957865v1, whole genome shotgun sequence genomic DNA:
- the LOC8272614 gene encoding LOB domain-containing protein 4, with protein sequence MKESGRKQGALSPCAACKLLRRRCAQDCVFAPYFPADEPQKFASVHKVFGASNVNKMLQELPEHQRSDAVSSMVYEANARVRDPVYGCVGAISSLQQQIDSLQTQLAIAQAEVVHMRMRQFGTSSSNPSAMDMVVDQANAGESLWSC encoded by the exons ATGAAGGAGAGTGGAAGAAAGCAAGGTGCGCTATCTCCATGCGCGGCCTGCAAGCTTCTCCGTCGGAGATGTGCTCAGGACTGTGTTTTTGCTCCTTATTTTCCAGCAGATGAGCCTCAGAAGTTCGCCAGTGTTCACAAAGTCTTTGGAGCAAGCAACGTTAACAAAATGTTACAG GAACTGCCAGAGCATCAAAGAAGCGATGCAGTGAGTTCAATGGTGTATGAAGCAAATGCAAGGGTACGTGACCCAGTTTATGGGTGTGTTGGGGCAATATCATCTTTGCAGCAACAAATTGATTCACTCCAAACCCAGTTGGCAATTGCACAAGCAGAAGTAGTACACATGAGAATGCGCCAATTTGGTACGTCTTCTTCCAATCCAAGCGCCATGGACATGGTGGTTGATCAGGCCAATGCAGGGGAATCATTGTGGTCATGCTAG
- the LOC8272613 gene encoding uncharacterized protein LOC8272613 yields the protein MASIDPHFYSGYQFSPDEFSEITSVIAHQENYGTATTFVATNSTAAAGAMLSHEQINLPLFYDNNGGLVEGFPTTESDTLSRVPATTTSSFGEQLGFSDMSVPSLMDYKMGLGSIAKIQNFGGGFQFSDACEYGEDCCGFVQNFKSVCPETGEDWGIQYNQMPAIHEHANMKVGRYTVEERKDRILRYLKKRNQRNFNKTIKYACRKTLADRRVRVRGRFARNNELCDEEIGRKKNDNPLQEKESFCQNNALEMKNDDDDWLQEAVASLMYVPYITD from the exons ATGGCTTCCATCGACCCTCATTTCTACTCCGGTTATCAATTCTCTCCTGATGAATTTTCAGAGATTACGTCTGTAATAGCTCATCAAGAAAACTATGGTACTGCTACTACATTTGTTGCCACTAACTCTACTGCTGCTGCTGGTGCAATGTTGAGTCATGAGCAGATTAACCTTCCATTGTTTTACGATAATAATGGTGGCCTCGTTGAGGGTTTTCCGACGACTGAATCAGATACCTTGTCGAGGGTTCCGGCAACGACGACATCTTCATTCGGCGAGCAACTTGGGTTTTCTGATATGTCTGTGCCTTCATTGATGGACTATAAAATGGGTCTTGGTAGCATTGCTAAAATTCAGAATTTTGGTGGCGGATTTCAGTTTTCGGATGCCTGCGAGTATGGAGAAGATTGCTGTGGATTTGTGCAAAATTTCAAGTCTGTCTGTCCTGAAACCGGAGAAGATTGG GGAATTCAATACAATCAAATGCCAGCCATTCATGAACATGCCAATATGAAGGTTGGCCGGTATACGGTCGAAGAGAGGAAGGATAGAATTCTTAGGTACTTGAAGAAGAGAAACCAAAGGAACTTTAATAAGACTATCAAG TATGCCTGTCGCAAAACCCTAGCTGACCGGAGAGTTCGTGTCCGCGGGAGATTTGCAAGAAACAATGAACTATGCGATGAAGAAAttggaagaaaaaagaatgataATCCTCTCCAAGAAAAAGAGTCATTTTGCCAAAATAATGCTCTCGAG ATGAagaatgatgatgatgattggCTGCAAGAGGCAGTAGCAAGTCTGATGTATGTACCCTATATAACCGATTGA
- the LOC8272612 gene encoding uncharacterized protein At4g15545: MSQYGSIHGGVGAGGPDFHLPDEILAVIPTDPYDQLDLARKITSMAIASRVSKLEAETGRMKQKMYEKDRVIYELEEKVSHLQRAYQEAESRLKITLDDNMKLANERDSFAMSVKKLTRDLAKLETFKRQLMQSLNDDNLSQTETVDIVTCDQSVPKAYSDKDEGMNGFTAQNSYSGSTDTGSTTSDASRLAMQRFAITPYITPRLTPTGTPKIISSSVSPRGFSTAGSPQKTSGTTSPTRPQYDGRTVFSSWYPSSQQSSAANSPPRGRPMPARTPRIDGKEFFRQARSRLSYEQFSAFLANIKELNAQKQTREETLRKAEEIFGTDNKDLYLSFQGLLNRNIQ; the protein is encoded by the exons ATGTCGCAGTACGGAAGCATTCACGGAGGTGTTGGCGCCGGAGGTCCTGATTTTCACTTACCGGATGAGATATTAGCGGTGATACCGACTGATCCCTATGATCAGCTAGATCTGGCTCGTAAGATAACATCGATGGCGATTGCGTCGCGCGTGTCGAAATTGGAAGCTGAAACGGGGCGTATGAAGCAAAAGATGTATGAAAAGGATAGAGTTATTTATGAGCTTGAAGAGAAAGTCTCTCACTTGCAACGCGCTTACCAGGAGGCGGAGTCTAGGTTAAAGATTACTCTCGATGACAat ATGAAACTTGCAAATGAACGAGATTCATTCGCAATGAGTGTGAAGAAACTCACCCGTGATTTGGCTAAG CTAGAGACCTTTAAGAGACAATTGATGCAGTCGCTAAATGATGATAATTTATCA CAAACTGAAACTGTTGACATTGTGACTTGTGATCAGTCAGTTCCTAAAGCCTATTCCGATAAAG ATGAGGGGATGAATGGCTTCACAGCCCAAAATTCTTACAGCGGTTCTACTGATACAGGAAGCACAACTAGTGATG CTTCGAGACTTGCTATGCAAAGATTTGCTATCACTCCATACATCACGCCTAGGCTAACTCCGACTGGAACTCCAAAAATCATCTCCTCAAGTGTGTCGCCTAGAGGTTTTTCTACTGCTGGGTCTCCTCAGAAGACCTCTGGCACAACATCTCCCACAAGACCTCAATATGATGGGCGGACTGTATTTTCTTCATGGTACCCGTCAAGCCAGCAGTCATCAGCAGCAAACTCCCCTCCCCGTGGACGACCTATGCCAG CACGTACTCCACGAATTGATGGAAAGGAGTTCTTTCGTCAGGCCAG GAGTCGGCTGTCATATGAACAGTTCAGTGCATTTCTGGCTAACATCAAGGAGCTAAATGCTCAAAAACAAACTCGAGAA GAAACTTTAAGGAAAGCTGAAGAGATATTTGGGACAGATAACAAAGATCTTTACTTATCATTCCAAGGATTGCTTAACCGCAACATCCAGTAG
- the LOC8272610 gene encoding peptidyl-prolyl cis-trans isomerase CYP59 — MSVMIVTSLGDIVIDLFTEKCPLTCKNFLKLCKIKYYNGCLFHTVQKDFTAQTGDPAGTGAGGDSIYKFLYGDQARFFSDEIHLDLKHSKTGTVAMASAGENLNASQFYFTLRDGLDYLDGKHTVFGEVAEGLETLTRINEAYVDTKNRPFKNIRIKHTYILDDPFDDPPQLTELIPDASPEGKPKQEVEDEVRLEDDWVPMDEQLGPAELEEVLRAKDAHSSAVVLESIGDIPDAEMKPPDNVLFVCKLNPVTEDEDLHTIFSRFGTVISAEIIRDFKTGDSLCYAFIEFETKESCEQAYFKMDNALIDDRRIHVDFSQSVAKQWAEYRRRGGQMGKERGCFKCGAPDHTAKDCTGGPPTKQLQPPKYVLKDDNMQHGGKNNSRYEMVFDGDTPESPRQEKRNGRHDPEREKMHRRSLEDLKHGAEEKKYQGDGHRQRDRNRGHREDDRHHEKKPSRYPEERTDRRKERDDDRRDDRDYWNRSADVEGRGDGRENEGYRKRTADYDSRRGELRDGSNYKRRYIDGDKQDSRDESSHRNYDGHQGRREGQEHRRRGSASVDQEHDRERRHRSDRRR; from the exons ATGTCGGTGATGATAGTTACAAGTTTAGGAGATATagtaattgatttatttactGAAAAATGCCCCTTGACCTGCAAGAATTTCTTGAAGCTTTGCAA aattaaatattacaatGGTTGCCTATTTCACACTGTTCAAAAGGATTTTACTGCACAAACCGGTGATCCAGCTGGTACTGGAGCTGGTGGTGATTCTATTTACAA ATTTCTCTATGGTGATCAAGCGCGATTTTTTAGTGATGAAATCCATCTTGATTTGAAACATTCTAAGACTGGAACCGTTGCAATGGCAAGTGCTGGTGAGAATCTGAATGCTTCTCAG TTCTATTTCACCTTGCGTGATGGTTTGGACTACCTTGATGGCAAGCATACT GTCTTTGGAGAGGTGGCAGAAGGCCTTGAAACTCTGACTAGGATAAATGAAGCTTATGTGGATACAAAGAACAGGCCTTTCAAAAATATTCG AATCAAACACACATATATACTTGATGATCCATTTGATGATCCTCCTCAGCTGACAGAATTGATTCCTGATGCTTCTCCAGAAGGAAAACCGAAGCAGGAG GTTGAAGATGAGGTACGGCTTGAAGATGATTGGGTGCCCATGGATGAGCAGTTAGGTCCAGCAGAACTTGAGGAGGTTCTTCGTGCAAAGGATGCACATTCTAGTGCTGTTGTACTTGAGAGT ATTGGGGATATTCCTGATGCTGAGATGAAGCCTCCAGACAATGTCCTTTTTGTTTGTAAACTGAATCCAGTTACTGAA GATGAGGACTTGCATACAATCTTTTCACGCTTTGGAACTGTTATATC GGCTGAAATTATCCGTGATTTCAAAACTGGAGACAGCTTATGCTATGCATTTATAG AGTTTGAGACCAAAGAGTCATGTGAGCAAGCATATTTTAAG ATGGATAATGCTTTAATTGATGATAGAAGGATACATGTGGATTTCAGTCAGAGTGTTGCAAAACAATGGGCTGAATACAGGCGCAGAGGTGGTCAAATGGGTAAAG AAAGAGGCTGCTTCAAATGTGGTGCTCCTGATCACACGGCCAAGGATTGTACCGGGGGCCCTCCCACCAAGCAACTCCAACCTCCAAAATATGTTCTGAAGGATGATAACATGCAGCATGGTGGAAAAAATAACTCCAG ATATGAAATGGTATTTGATGGAGATACTCCGGAAAGTCCAAgacaagaaaagagaaatggaCGACATGATCCAGAGAGAGAGAAGATGCACAGGAGAAGTTTGGAAGACCTGAAACATGGGgctgaagaaaagaaatatcaagGTGATGGGCATAGGCAGCGTGACAGAAATAGGGGACACAGGGAGGATGATAGGCATCATGAAAAGAAACCAAGTCGATATCCTGAGGAACGAACagatagaagaaaagagagagatgaTGATAGGAGAGATGATCGAGATTATTGGAACAGAAGTGCCGATGTTGAAGGCCGTGGAGATGGGAGGGAAAATGAAGGTTATAGAAAAAGAACTGCAGATTATGATAGTCGCAGGGGAGAATTGAGGGATGGCTCCAATTACAAAAGGAGATACATAGATGGTGACAAACAGGACTCGAGAGATGAATCAAGCCATAGAAATTATGATGGCCATCAAGGCAGGAGGGAAGGTCAGGAACATAGACGCCGAGGCAGTGCAAGTGTTGATCAGGAACATGATCGTGAGAGAAGGCATCGAAGTGACAGAAGGAGATGA
- the LOC8272609 gene encoding cyclin-T1-3 — translation MANSLPGESSHHGTNLQKYSQEKAEEGGRWYFSRKEIEENSPSRRDNIDLKKETYLRKSYCTFLQDLGMRLKVPQLTIATAIIFCHRFFLRQSHAKNDRRTIATVCMFLAGKVEETPRPLKDVILVSYEIIHKKDPEAVQRIKQKEVYEQQKELILLGERVVLATLGFDLNVQHPYKPLVDAIKKFKVAQNALAQVAWNFVNDGLRTSLCLQFKPHHIAAGAIFLAAKFLKVKLPSDGEKVWWQEFDVTPRQLEEVSNQMLELYEQNRVPPSTNNDAEGSTVGGTTHQGTSKASSSKEEHATTNSHSQAGGITSRPGTSKSMSLADNHGGAPRTTRNQGNEHVGEEMKSSPEHNADGELTDNLDHGIDTVPRHENTEEAQNTLRLPSHGKEDQERNVARSEASETGELKDKHFGRNLENREVTIGQSPQDAIKKIDRDKVKAALEKRKKSRGDVTRKTDFLDEDDLIERELEAGIELAAESEKIKRDRRQSWSKPLDRQEHENSHHEKHQEDVGDGERQGTKGHLSHKSDFNNMEEGEVPDDIDQGFHSPKSSNRKRKSRSPPEKISEGRHRNDYAPGSHHYNNHDYLDDRSRVNRLSYVERDHKRHVPENQV, via the exons ATGGCCAATTCACTGCCTGGTGAGTCCTCTCATCATGGAACAAACCTCCAGAAGTATTCTCAGGAAAAAGCAGAGGAAGGTGGCCGTTGGTACTTTTCTAGAAAGGAAATTGAAGAAAACTCTCCATCTAGACGAGATAATATCGACTTAAAGAAGGAGACTTATCTACGCAAATCCTACTGTACATTTCTACAAGATTTGGGCATGAGGCTCAAAGT GCCCCAGCTAACAATTGCTACAGCAATAATTTTCTGCCATCGTTTTTTCCTTCGTCAATCTCATGCCAAGAATGATAGGAGG ACAATTGCCACAGTGTGTATGTTTCTTGCGGGGAAGGTGGAAGAGACTCCCCGTCCTCTGAAAGATGTTATTCTTGtttcatatgaaattattcataaaaaagaTCCTGAAGCTGTACAGAGGATCAAGCAAAAG GAGGTATATGAACAGCAGAAAGAACTAATTTTACTTGGAGAGAGGGTTGTACTTGCAACCCTTGGTTTTGATCTAAACGTGCAGCATCCATATAAACCTCTTGttgatgcaataaagaaatttaaggTTGCTCAAAATGCCCTTGCCCAGGTTGCATGGAATTTTGTGAATGATGG ACTGCGCACATCTCTTTGCTTGCAATTTAAGCCCCACCACATTGCGGCAGGTGCCATTTTCCTGGCTGCAAAGTTCCTGAAAGTAAAGCTTCCATCAGATGGCGAGAAAGTCTGGTGGCAAGAATTTGATGTCACCCCACGCCAGTTGGAGG AAGTAAGTAATCAGATGCTGGAACTGTATGAGCAGAACCGAGTGCCACCTTCAACTAACAATGATGCTGAAGGAAGCACTGTAGGTGGAACTACTCATCAAGGCACGTCAAAAGCTTCATCCAGCAAGGAGGAACATGCAACAACTAATAGTCATTCTCAGGCTGGAGGTATTACTTCAAGACCTGGAACCTCAAAGTCAATGTCACTTGCAGATAATCATGGTGGGGCTCCAAGAACCACTCGTAATCAAGGCAATGAGCATGTAGGCGAGGAGATGAAAAGTTCCCCCGAGCACAATGCAGACGGTGAATTGACAGATAATTTGGACCATGGAATAGATACAGTGCCCCGCCATGAGAATACTGAGGAAGCTCAAAACACACTGAGACTTCCATCACATGGGAAAGAAGATCAAGAAAGGAATGTTGCAAGAAGTGAAGCAAGTGAAACAGGAGAATTAAAAGACAAACATTTTGGCCGAAACTTGGAAAATAGAGAAGTAACAATAGGCCAGTCACCCCAAGAtgctattaaaaaaattgacagGGACAAAGTAAAGGCAGCTCTAGAGAAACGAAAAAAGTCCCGGGGGGATGTAACCCGAAAAACTGACTTCCTGGACGAGGATGATCTCATTGAGAGGGAACTGGAGGCTGGCATTGAACTAGCTGCTGAGAGTGAAAAGATTAAGCGGGACAGGAGGCAAAGCTGGTCTAAGCCCTTGGATAGGCAAGAACATGAAAACTCACATCATGAGAAACATCAAGAGGATGTGGGGGACGGTGAACGTCAAGGAACAAAGGGGCATTTGTCACATAAATCGGACTTCAACAATATGGAAGAAGGAGAAGTTCCTGATGACATTGACCAGGGGTTTCATTCACCAAAATCAAGTAATCGCAAACGGAAGTCCCGGAGCCCACCAGAAAAAATATCTGAGGGCAGGCATCGAAATGATTATGCACCTGGCTCACACCATTATAATAATCACGACTACTTAGATGATCGTAGCAGGGTGAACCGGCTTAGTTATGTCGAGAGGGATCATAAGAGGCACGTACCTGAAAACCAGGTCTGA